In the Mesotoga sp. UBA6090 genome, one interval contains:
- a CDS encoding WD40 repeat domain-containing protein, producing the protein MSARSQNGISKIGTLIYSNVELPIEEIETEDSGEFDETSSYLDNRSSYVSPTVVKFSSDSSHLVYGLYDGRVIVRTVDSWQKVLEVNAHKGFVTGIVLLDDGKRIISSSIDGSMIIRDIVSGKEVKRWSPDESYVPIFSIGITRNEEYIIAGTWETRIVDAASLDILRVFPEGHPLGFISVPTPDSKKCFMCSEEHPISLWEIGSGKRVMTLKNRVGNALSLTMTSNGRYLVVGNINGTIDLWDAKTGKKLKTMTDRHRDRIVSFAVSTDDRYLVSGAWDKTVKIWDIENGRIIKSIKAHNGSVNSVAISPDNRYIASGGEDSTVKIWGSEG; encoded by the coding sequence TTGTCTGCAAGGTCGCAGAACGGAATTTCTAAGATAGGCACTCTCATTTATTCGAACGTAGAACTTCCTATAGAAGAGATAGAAACTGAAGACAGTGGTGAATTCGACGAGACTTCGTCATACCTAGATAACCGAAGTTCTTATGTGAGTCCTACTGTTGTTAAGTTTTCGTCGGATAGTAGCCATCTTGTATACGGGCTTTACGATGGTAGAGTAATTGTCAGAACCGTCGATAGCTGGCAAAAAGTGCTGGAAGTAAACGCCCACAAAGGATTCGTAACCGGCATAGTCCTTCTAGACGATGGCAAGCGCATTATTTCCTCTTCAATTGATGGTTCAATGATCATTCGAGATATCGTCAGTGGCAAAGAGGTGAAAAGATGGAGCCCGGATGAATCATATGTGCCTATATTCTCGATTGGCATTACAAGGAATGAGGAATATATTATCGCAGGCACTTGGGAAACCCGCATTGTGGACGCTGCCTCTCTGGATATCCTTCGAGTTTTTCCCGAAGGACACCCACTTGGATTCATATCTGTACCGACTCCCGACAGCAAGAAGTGTTTTATGTGCTCTGAGGAGCATCCAATATCCTTGTGGGAGATTGGATCTGGAAAGAGAGTCATGACTCTGAAGAACAGAGTGGGGAACGCTCTCTCATTGACAATGACGTCAAACGGACGTTACTTGGTCGTTGGAAATATAAATGGGACAATCGATCTGTGGGATGCAAAGACAGGAAAGAAACTTAAGACTATGACCGACCGCCATAGGGATAGAATTGTCTCATTTGCGGTGAGCACAGATGACAGGTATCTGGTTTCTGGTGCTTGGGACAAGACAGTGAAAATCTGGGATATAGAGAATGGCAGAATCATCAAATCTATAAAGGCGCACAACGGTAGTGTAAACTCGGTAGCTATAAGCCCTGACAACAGATACATTGCCTCGGGCGGTGAGGATTCAACTGTAAAAATCTGGGGTTCTGAAGGCTAG